A portion of the Pseudomonas sp. PSE14 genome contains these proteins:
- a CDS encoding MFS transporter has translation MIHTQSAPLAAVAPHGSSFFGKVRGAMAVGKVRWGMLALVFFATTLNYIDRAALGVMQPLLAEKMAWTAMDYANINFWFQVGYAIGFVLQGRLIDRIGVKRAFFFAVLLWSFATGAHGLASSAAGFMVCRFILGLTEAANYPACVKTTRLWFPAGERAMATGIFNAGTNVGAMLTPALLPLILAAWGWQAAFLCMSALGFVWVVLWGLKYFNPEEHPTVKQSELDYIQAADEPPAERVPFSAILRMRGTWAFAVALSLTAPVFWFYLYWLPPFLNQQYGLGISVTQMGIPLMLIWLTADFGSIGGGILSSWLIGRGMNAIHARLLSMFICACAIIGVVFAAKASGMWIAVAAIALGVGAHQAWTANIWSLVMDYTPKHMMSTVFGFGGMCAAIGGMFMTQIVGYILTVTHNNYAVLFTIIPTMYFLALTWMFFMAPRKVPGATE, from the coding sequence ATGATCCATACGCAATCCGCTCCCCTCGCCGCCGTCGCTCCGCACGGCTCCTCCTTCTTCGGCAAGGTGCGTGGCGCCATGGCCGTCGGCAAGGTGCGCTGGGGCATGCTCGCCCTGGTGTTCTTCGCCACCACCCTGAACTACATCGACCGCGCCGCCCTCGGCGTGATGCAGCCGCTGCTCGCCGAGAAAATGGCCTGGACGGCCATGGACTACGCCAACATCAACTTCTGGTTCCAGGTCGGCTACGCCATCGGCTTCGTGCTGCAGGGCCGGCTGATCGACCGCATCGGGGTGAAGCGTGCGTTCTTCTTCGCCGTGCTGCTGTGGAGCTTCGCCACCGGCGCCCATGGCCTGGCCAGTTCGGCGGCGGGCTTCATGGTCTGCCGCTTCATCCTCGGCCTGACCGAGGCGGCCAACTACCCGGCCTGCGTGAAGACCACGCGCCTGTGGTTCCCGGCCGGCGAGCGGGCCATGGCCACCGGCATCTTCAACGCCGGCACCAATGTCGGCGCCATGCTCACCCCGGCCCTGCTGCCGCTGATCCTCGCAGCCTGGGGCTGGCAGGCGGCGTTCCTCTGCATGAGCGCGCTGGGCTTCGTCTGGGTGGTGCTGTGGGGCCTGAAGTACTTCAATCCCGAAGAGCACCCGACGGTGAAGCAGAGCGAGCTGGACTACATCCAGGCAGCCGACGAGCCGCCAGCCGAGCGCGTGCCCTTCTCCGCCATCCTGCGCATGCGCGGCACCTGGGCCTTCGCCGTGGCCCTTTCGCTGACCGCACCGGTGTTCTGGTTCTACCTGTACTGGCTGCCGCCCTTCCTCAACCAGCAGTACGGCCTGGGGATCAGCGTCACCCAGATGGGCATCCCGCTGATGCTGATCTGGCTGACCGCAGACTTCGGCAGCATCGGTGGCGGCATCCTGTCGTCCTGGCTGATCGGCCGCGGCATGAACGCCATCCATGCGCGCCTGCTGTCGATGTTCATCTGTGCCTGCGCAATAATCGGCGTGGTCTTCGCCGCCAAGGCCAGCGGCATGTGGATCGCCGTGGCCGCCATCGCCCTGGGCGTGGGTGCGCACCAGGCGTGGACGGCGAACATCTGGAGCCTGGTGATGGACTACACGCCCAAGCACATGATGAGCACGGTGTTCGGCTTCGGCGGCATGTGCGCGGCGATTGGTGGCATGTTCATGACCCAGATCGTCGGCTACATCCTCACCGTCACCCACAACAACTATGCGGTGCTGTTCACCATCATCCCGACCATGTACTTCCTGGCGCTGACCTGGATGTTCTTCATGGCCCCGCGCAAGGTACCCGGCGCGACGGAGTGA
- a CDS encoding DedA family protein translates to MFDHPDLAQLLSSYGYLALFVGCLLEGETMLLLAGLAAHQGLMGFAPVLFWGCVGGTCGDQLLYWAGRRAGGRALPWLQRRGLAVERVTGLIERHPLLAIFAVRFLYGMRLAGPLLIGASRVAPLRFLLINLFGAFCWALVFASAGYWAGQMLESWLGDLKPYRLPILVGVVLLGGGFELWRRRRGRRAPSSAGKPRQ, encoded by the coding sequence ATGTTCGATCACCCCGACCTCGCGCAATTGCTTTCCAGCTACGGCTATCTGGCGCTTTTCGTCGGCTGCCTGCTGGAGGGCGAGACCATGCTCCTGCTGGCCGGCCTCGCGGCGCACCAGGGGCTGATGGGCTTCGCGCCGGTGCTGTTCTGGGGCTGTGTCGGCGGCACCTGCGGCGACCAGTTGCTGTACTGGGCCGGCCGCCGCGCAGGAGGGCGGGCGCTGCCCTGGCTGCAGCGGCGCGGCCTGGCGGTGGAGCGGGTGACCGGGCTGATCGAGCGTCATCCGCTGCTGGCGATCTTCGCCGTGCGCTTCCTCTACGGCATGCGCCTGGCCGGGCCGCTGCTGATCGGCGCCAGCCGGGTGGCGCCGCTGCGCTTCTTGCTGATCAACCTGTTCGGTGCGTTCTGCTGGGCGCTGGTGTTCGCCAGCGCCGGCTACTGGGCCGGGCAGATGCTGGAGAGCTGGCTGGGCGATCTGAAACCCTACCGGCTGCCGATCCTGGTCGGCGTCGTGCTGCTGGGCGGTGGCTTCGAGCTCTGGCGGCGTCGGCGCGGCCGTCGCGCGCCGTCTTCCGCCGGTAAACCCAGGCAGTGA
- a CDS encoding sodium:solute symporter family protein — MLIWFVAGYLLITVGVGFYASTRVKNSKDFAAGGRSMSFPLVAAMVFATWFGSEAVLGIPATFIEEGFAGIIEDPFGSFGCLMLVGLVFARPLYRMNLLTIGDFFKQRFGPNVEMITSLVIIASYLGWIAAQLTALGVVFNVLSDGAITTTQGMLIGTVIVLLYTLFGGMWSVALTDFMQMLIIVAGLVYLTWLIGDMAGGPAKVISQAASEGKFSFMHSFEPKDIVAFIGAAVTMMFGSIPQQDVYARVMSAKTENIAARASMAGACFYLSFCMLPIFLTYAASMIDPEMVKHWLAEDSQMILPHLILERTPLFAQVMFFGALLSAIMSTASGTLLAPSVTFTENILKRFLPDMSDKQFLLAMRLTVVGCAIATCLFALLSNASIYEMVGNAYKVTLVAAVVPLFFGLFWKRATTQGALIAIACGLVSWVSLELGYQEGDFWPPQLVGLICSALGMIVGSLTPQFSRQRGESVSDMTAAAAAGN, encoded by the coding sequence ATGCTGATCTGGTTTGTAGCGGGTTACCTGCTGATCACGGTAGGTGTCGGTTTCTACGCGTCCACTCGCGTGAAAAACTCCAAGGACTTCGCGGCTGGCGGCCGCAGCATGTCCTTCCCCTTGGTCGCAGCGATGGTGTTCGCTACCTGGTTCGGCTCCGAAGCCGTGCTGGGCATTCCCGCGACCTTCATCGAAGAGGGCTTTGCCGGGATCATCGAAGATCCGTTCGGCTCCTTCGGTTGCCTGATGCTGGTAGGCCTGGTCTTTGCCCGTCCGCTGTACCGCATGAACCTCCTGACCATCGGCGACTTCTTCAAGCAACGCTTCGGTCCGAACGTCGAAATGATCACCAGCCTGGTGATCATCGCGTCCTACCTGGGCTGGATCGCCGCGCAGCTCACCGCGCTGGGCGTGGTCTTCAACGTGCTGTCCGATGGCGCCATCACCACCACCCAGGGAATGTTGATCGGCACCGTCATCGTGCTGCTCTATACCCTGTTCGGCGGCATGTGGTCGGTCGCGCTGACTGACTTCATGCAGATGCTCATCATCGTCGCCGGCCTGGTCTACCTGACCTGGCTGATCGGCGACATGGCCGGCGGCCCCGCCAAAGTGATCAGCCAGGCTGCCAGCGAAGGCAAGTTCAGCTTCATGCACAGCTTCGAGCCCAAGGATATCGTCGCCTTCATTGGCGCCGCGGTGACCATGATGTTCGGCTCGATTCCGCAGCAGGACGTCTACGCCCGGGTGATGTCGGCCAAGACCGAGAACATCGCCGCCCGTGCGTCCATGGCCGGCGCCTGCTTCTACCTGAGCTTCTGCATGCTGCCGATCTTCCTGACCTATGCCGCATCGATGATCGATCCGGAAATGGTCAAGCACTGGCTTGCCGAAGACTCGCAGATGATCCTTCCGCACCTGATCCTGGAACGCACCCCGCTGTTCGCCCAGGTCATGTTCTTCGGCGCGCTGCTGTCGGCGATCATGTCGACCGCTTCCGGTACCCTGCTGGCGCCGTCGGTGACCTTCACCGAGAACATTCTCAAGCGCTTCCTGCCGGACATGAGCGACAAGCAGTTCCTGCTGGCCATGCGTCTGACCGTGGTCGGCTGCGCCATCGCCACCTGCCTGTTCGCGCTGCTGTCCAACGCCAGCATCTACGAAATGGTCGGCAACGCCTACAAGGTGACCCTGGTCGCCGCCGTGGTGCCGCTGTTCTTCGGCCTGTTCTGGAAGCGCGCCACCACCCAGGGCGCCCTGATCGCCATCGCCTGCGGCCTGGTCAGCTGGGTATCTCTGGAACTGGGCTACCAGGAAGGCGATTTCTGGCCGCCGCAACTGGTCGGCCTGATCTGCAGCGCCCTCGGCATGATCGTCGGCTCCCTGACTCCGCAGTTCAGCCGGCAACGTGGCGAGAGCGTGTCGGACATGACCGCCGCCGCTGCTGCGGGCAACTGA
- a CDS encoding cupin domain-containing protein, with translation MPAVTSLKRLFVGLGLALSLPVFAHGTGEETVTTQQEHKLPDAAGKKGLVITVAYEPGQSSGPHVHSGSVFAYVLEGAVISQLEGQKPVTYQAGQSWYEAPNTPHLVSRNASNQKPAKLLVWMLLDENAPVLTPLKK, from the coding sequence ATGCCCGCAGTCACTTCCCTGAAACGCCTGTTCGTTGGTCTTGGCCTGGCCCTGAGCCTGCCGGTCTTCGCCCATGGCACCGGCGAAGAGACGGTCACCACCCAGCAGGAGCACAAGCTCCCCGACGCCGCGGGCAAGAAGGGCCTGGTAATCACCGTTGCCTACGAGCCGGGGCAGTCCTCCGGCCCCCATGTGCACAGTGGCTCGGTGTTCGCCTACGTGCTCGAAGGTGCGGTGATCTCCCAGCTGGAGGGGCAGAAACCGGTGACCTACCAGGCCGGCCAGTCCTGGTACGAGGCGCCCAACACGCCGCACCTGGTCTCGCGCAACGCCAGCAACCAGAAGCCGGCCAAGTTGCTGGTGTGGATGTTGTTGGACGAGAACGCCCCGGTGCTCACACCGCTGAAGAAGTGA
- a CDS encoding GFA family protein, whose protein sequence is MHYTGTCHCGAVAFAFEAELDELVRCDCSLCAKRNALMATVPKGLFRITRGEQALCLYRWNSGVAMHYFCGTCGVYVYHQRRSNPGLLSVNACCIDGFDPESLPLRRVDGRSMSTVAEPTV, encoded by the coding sequence ATGCATTACACCGGCACCTGTCACTGCGGCGCGGTGGCCTTCGCCTTCGAGGCGGAACTGGATGAACTGGTGCGCTGCGACTGTTCGCTGTGCGCGAAACGCAATGCGTTGATGGCGACTGTGCCGAAAGGCCTGTTCCGCATTACTCGCGGCGAGCAGGCGTTGTGCCTGTATCGCTGGAACAGTGGGGTGGCGATGCATTACTTCTGCGGGACGTGCGGGGTCTACGTCTATCACCAGCGGCGCAGTAATCCGGGGCTGCTGAGTGTGAATGCCTGCTGCATCGATGGGTTCGATCCGGAGTCGTTGCCGTTGCGGCGGGTGGATGGCAGGAGCATGAGCACCGTTGCGGAGCCGACGGTGTAG
- a CDS encoding Dyp-type peroxidase: MSLYQPGILATPVPAHARHLFFDLTSLQDLPAALDRLVQFADGEAAVVGFGESLVRALGRGIEGLREFPAIAGVGVDNPSTPHALWVWLRGEERGELLLRTQQVQALLAPALELATLTEAFRHGDGHDLTGYEDGTENPQDDDAIAAAIVDNGVEGLAGGSFAAIQQWRHQLQDFAALPQAERDDIMGRRLSDNEELEDAPVSAHVKRTAQESFDPEAFIVRRSMPWTHDQDAGLMFLAFGRTLDAFEVQLRRMSGLEDGITDALYRFSRPLTGGYYWCPPRKDGVLDLRALLG, translated from the coding sequence ATGAGCCTCTACCAGCCCGGCATTCTCGCCACCCCGGTTCCCGCCCACGCCCGCCACCTTTTCTTCGACCTGACCTCGCTGCAGGACCTGCCGGCCGCCCTGGACCGCCTGGTGCAGTTCGCCGATGGCGAGGCGGCCGTCGTCGGTTTCGGCGAGTCGCTGGTGCGCGCGCTGGGTCGCGGTATCGAGGGTTTGCGCGAGTTTCCGGCAATCGCCGGCGTTGGCGTGGACAACCCGTCCACCCCGCATGCCCTGTGGGTCTGGCTGCGCGGCGAGGAGCGTGGCGAACTGCTGCTGCGCACCCAGCAGGTGCAGGCGCTGCTGGCGCCGGCGCTGGAGCTGGCCACGCTGACCGAAGCCTTCCGCCACGGCGATGGCCATGACCTGACCGGTTACGAGGACGGCACCGAGAACCCGCAGGATGACGACGCGATCGCCGCCGCCATCGTTGACAATGGCGTGGAAGGCCTGGCGGGTGGCAGCTTCGCCGCCATCCAGCAGTGGCGTCACCAGTTGCAGGATTTCGCCGCGCTGCCCCAGGCCGAGCGCGACGACATCATGGGCCGCCGCCTGAGCGACAACGAGGAACTGGAGGACGCGCCGGTGTCCGCCCACGTCAAGCGCACCGCCCAGGAGAGCTTCGACCCCGAGGCCTTCATCGTGCGCCGCTCCATGCCCTGGACCCACGACCAGGACGCCGGACTGATGTTCCTCGCCTTCGGCCGCACCCTCGACGCCTTCGAAGTGCAACTGCGGCGCATGAGCGGCCTGGAAGACGGCATCACCGACGCCCTGTACCGCTTCAGCCGCCCGCTGACCGGCGGCTACTACTGGTGCCCGCCGCGCAAGGATGGTGTGCTGGACCTGCGCGCGCTGCTCGGCTGA
- a CDS encoding MFS transporter has translation MPLALLALTLSAFAIGTTEFVIVGLIPTIAGDLGVTLPSAGLLVSLYALSVAIGAPLLTALTGRIPRKALLVGLMALFTVGNLVAWQAPSYESLIIARILTGLAHGVFFSVGSIIATNLVSKDKAASAIATMFSGMTVAFVTGIPLGTFIGQHLGWRVTFLAVAAFGVIALLGSLLFVPKNIQHTPPAPLLRQARVLLQPRLLLVYAMTAVGYGGSLIAFTFLAPILQDLAGFSPNMVGAVLLAYGVSVAIGNIWGGRLADKRGPVSALKIIFGLLAAVLLVLTFTAGNPWLVVLTVLAWGAVAFGNVPGLQVYVVQQAERVAPEAVDVAAGFNIAAFNLGVAGGSWAGGLVVSHLGLGHTPWIAAVVTLAAFGLTALSGRLDRRTSMEPTAPGAVPTH, from the coding sequence ATGCCCCTCGCACTCCTGGCGCTGACCCTGAGCGCCTTCGCCATCGGCACGACGGAGTTCGTCATCGTCGGCCTGATCCCCACCATCGCCGGCGACCTGGGCGTCACCCTACCCTCCGCCGGCCTGCTGGTCAGCCTTTACGCCCTCAGCGTGGCCATCGGCGCCCCGCTGCTCACCGCCCTCACCGGCCGCATCCCGCGCAAGGCGCTGCTGGTCGGCCTGATGGCGCTGTTCACCGTTGGCAACCTGGTGGCCTGGCAGGCGCCGAGTTATGAATCGCTGATCATCGCCCGCATCCTCACCGGCCTCGCCCACGGCGTGTTCTTCTCGGTCGGCTCGATCATCGCCACCAACCTGGTGAGCAAGGACAAGGCCGCCAGCGCCATCGCCACCATGTTCAGCGGCATGACCGTGGCCTTCGTCACCGGCATCCCGCTGGGCACCTTCATCGGCCAGCACCTGGGCTGGCGCGTGACCTTCCTCGCGGTCGCCGCCTTCGGCGTGATCGCCCTGCTCGGCAGCCTGCTGTTCGTGCCGAAGAACATCCAGCACACCCCACCGGCCCCGCTGCTGCGCCAGGCCCGCGTACTGCTGCAGCCGCGCCTGCTGCTGGTCTACGCGATGACCGCCGTGGGTTACGGCGGCTCGTTGATCGCCTTCACCTTCCTCGCGCCGATCCTCCAGGACCTGGCCGGTTTCAGCCCGAACATGGTCGGCGCCGTACTCCTGGCCTACGGTGTCTCGGTGGCCATCGGCAATATCTGGGGCGGTCGCCTGGCCGACAAACGCGGTCCGGTGAGCGCGCTGAAGATCATCTTCGGCCTGCTGGCGGCGGTGCTGCTGGTACTGACCTTCACTGCCGGCAACCCGTGGCTGGTGGTACTGACCGTACTGGCGTGGGGCGCCGTGGCCTTCGGCAACGTACCCGGCCTGCAGGTCTACGTGGTGCAGCAGGCCGAGCGTGTGGCGCCGGAAGCGGTAGACGTGGCCGCCGGCTTCAACATCGCCGCGTTCAACCTCGGCGTGGCCGGCGGTTCCTGGGCCGGCGGACTGGTGGTGAGCCACCTGGGCCTGGGCCATACGCCCTGGATCGCCGCCGTGGTAACGCTCGCCGCCTTCGGCCTGACCGCCCTGAGCGGCCGTCTGGACCGTCGCACATCCATGGAACCGACCGCCCCTGGCGCGGTTCCCACTCACTGA